In Streptomyces qaidamensis, one DNA window encodes the following:
- a CDS encoding LOG family protein: MQTMPAHAAHHDDREIETLQEFDATVSARGTLAGHRVQAVDLTDRTRELLTTDTAGAVFLGCAMREDADAKVRADGALVFPPVPGLPFDPYRGLVYSPDELFASLADGYEATPDALAYAWFQRTKADRDIYASMLRSVHDDSVSDALDELLSGARVVGVMGGHAMARGTEEYAGAARLGRELARAGFTIATGGGPGAMEAANLGAYAAPFGDEMLTESLELLGKAPHFTPSITQWAAAAFEIRTRWPQGGRSVGIPTWFYGHEPPNAFASHIAKYFANATREDGLLARSNAGVVFLPGAAGTVQEIFDNATPNYYESRGEPTPMVLVNRVHWTEKLPAWPLLRSLAGGRSMEARIALVDRIEEAPEALKRLGG, translated from the coding sequence GTGCAGACGATGCCCGCCCATGCGGCCCACCACGACGACCGTGAGATAGAGACCCTTCAGGAGTTCGACGCCACCGTCTCGGCGCGCGGCACCCTGGCCGGACACCGCGTCCAGGCCGTCGACCTGACGGACCGTACGCGCGAGCTGCTCACCACGGACACCGCGGGCGCGGTCTTCCTCGGCTGCGCGATGCGCGAGGACGCGGACGCGAAGGTCCGGGCCGACGGCGCCCTGGTCTTCCCGCCGGTCCCGGGTCTGCCGTTCGACCCGTACCGCGGCCTGGTCTACTCGCCGGACGAACTCTTCGCGTCGCTGGCCGACGGCTACGAGGCCACCCCCGACGCCCTCGCCTACGCCTGGTTCCAGCGCACCAAGGCCGACCGCGACATCTACGCCTCGATGCTGCGCTCGGTCCACGACGACTCCGTCTCGGACGCGCTCGACGAACTCCTGTCCGGCGCCCGGGTCGTGGGCGTCATGGGCGGCCACGCGATGGCCCGCGGCACCGAGGAGTACGCGGGCGCCGCACGGCTCGGCCGGGAGCTGGCCCGCGCCGGCTTCACGATCGCCACCGGCGGCGGCCCGGGCGCGATGGAGGCGGCGAACCTCGGCGCGTACGCCGCCCCCTTCGGCGACGAGATGCTCACCGAGTCGCTCGAACTCCTCGGCAAGGCGCCGCACTTCACCCCGTCGATCACCCAGTGGGCCGCGGCCGCCTTCGAGATCCGCACGCGCTGGCCGCAGGGCGGCCGCTCGGTGGGCATCCCGACCTGGTTCTACGGCCACGAGCCGCCGAACGCCTTCGCCTCCCACATCGCCAAGTACTTCGCCAACGCCACCCGCGAGGACGGCCTGCTGGCGCGGTCCAATGCCGGTGTGGTGTTCCTGCCGGGCGCCGCCGGGACCGTACAGGAGATCTTCGACAACGCGACGCCCAACTACTACGAGTCGCGCGGCGAGCCGACGCCGATGGTGCTGGTGAACCGCGTGCACTGGACGGAGAAGCTGCCCGCGTGGCCGCTGCTCCGGTCGCTGGCCGGGGGCCGCTCGATGGAAGCGAGGATCGCGCTGGTGGACCGGATCGAGGAGGCGCCGGAGGCGTTGAAACGTCTCGGCGGTTAA
- a CDS encoding LAETG motif-containing sortase-dependent surface protein, producing the protein MSVSRRARAVRVLGVVSASAALALGASGNALACDISEFSAEAKCDGDKGVITVTDVDPAGIPATVTVYLENNGADVKKIGEQEVKGSREGTTITFAENWKPDAEYRIHVKAAGYVDEDIKPNLVTPATACKKEEEPPSTPPASTPPATPTPSASPSQPAEESESPAPEPSESQSTSPAGNVPAPAGDSNLAETGADSNTGIIAGIAAALVVVGGGAVFFGMRRRGANHDS; encoded by the coding sequence CTGTCCGTATCCCGCCGCGCCCGTGCCGTGCGCGTCCTCGGTGTCGTCTCCGCTTCGGCCGCGCTCGCGCTCGGCGCCTCCGGCAACGCGCTCGCCTGCGACATCAGCGAGTTCTCCGCCGAGGCGAAGTGCGATGGCGACAAGGGCGTCATCACCGTCACCGACGTCGACCCCGCCGGCATCCCGGCGACGGTCACCGTGTACCTGGAGAACAACGGCGCCGACGTGAAGAAGATCGGCGAGCAGGAGGTGAAGGGCTCGCGCGAGGGCACCACCATCACCTTCGCCGAGAACTGGAAGCCGGACGCCGAGTACCGCATCCACGTCAAGGCCGCCGGCTACGTCGACGAGGACATCAAGCCGAACCTCGTCACCCCGGCGACGGCCTGCAAGAAGGAGGAGGAGCCTCCTTCGACTCCTCCGGCCTCGACTCCCCCGGCGACGCCGACCCCGTCGGCCTCCCCCTCCCAGCCCGCCGAGGAGAGCGAGAGCCCGGCTCCGGAGCCGTCGGAGAGCCAGAGCACTTCCCCGGCGGGCAACGTGCCCGCCCCGGCCGGTGACTCCAACCTCGCCGAGACCGGTGCCGACTCCAACACCGGCATCATCGCCGGCATCGCGGCGGCCCTGGTCGTCGTCGGTGGCGGTGCGGTGTTCTTCGGCATGCGCCGTCGCGGGGCGAACCACGACAGCTGA
- a CDS encoding maleylpyruvate isomerase family mycothiol-dependent enzyme — MTPLAHDRYCDEIAYQIVLLRQVVTSGADLSGTVPTCPDWSLEELVRHTGGALRWAELMVRTGAEEEVPEEQVPGVAGPEAVGDAAALDAWLAETGERIVATLRKAGPDAKVWGWAGIQSSGFWARRMTHEITVHRADAALAAGLPYEVAPEVAADAIDEWLQIVEYVQRTEPQDVVGELVGPGSSIHLHATDTGPDLNAEWVVELTEDGVRWRRGHEKATVALRGPLTFVLLAFYRRLPLDAKELEVLGERELLEFWLERATFG; from the coding sequence ATGACGCCACTCGCGCACGACCGCTACTGCGACGAAATCGCCTACCAGATCGTCCTGTTGCGGCAGGTGGTGACCTCCGGGGCAGACTTGTCCGGCACCGTGCCCACCTGCCCCGACTGGTCGCTGGAGGAACTCGTCCGGCACACGGGCGGTGCGCTGCGCTGGGCGGAGCTGATGGTGCGGACCGGGGCCGAGGAGGAGGTGCCGGAGGAGCAGGTGCCGGGCGTGGCCGGTCCCGAGGCCGTCGGCGACGCCGCCGCACTGGACGCCTGGCTGGCGGAGACGGGCGAGCGGATCGTCGCCACGCTGCGGAAGGCCGGGCCGGACGCGAAGGTGTGGGGCTGGGCCGGGATCCAGAGCTCCGGGTTCTGGGCCCGCAGGATGACGCACGAGATCACCGTGCACCGCGCCGACGCCGCACTGGCCGCCGGGCTGCCCTACGAGGTCGCGCCCGAGGTCGCCGCCGACGCGATCGACGAGTGGCTCCAGATCGTGGAGTACGTGCAGCGGACGGAGCCGCAGGACGTGGTGGGGGAGCTGGTCGGCCCGGGCAGCAGCATCCATCTGCACGCCACCGACACCGGACCGGACCTGAACGCCGAGTGGGTCGTCGAGCTCACCGAGGACGGTGTCCGCTGGCGGCGGGGCCACGAGAAGGCCACGGTCGCCCTGCGCGGACCGCTCACCTTCGTGCTGCTCGCGTTCTACCGTCGGCTGCCGCTGGACGCGAAGGAGCTGGAGGTCCTGGGCGAGCGGGAGTTGCTGGAGTTCTGGCTGGAGCGGGCCACCTTCGGCTGA